One genomic window of Candidatus Nitrosopumilus sediminis includes the following:
- a CDS encoding glycosyltransferase — MHEFNPKNKKTQVISIGRFSEEKNLEFGINVISKLNFPYHIIGNTKTKSNILYFEKLESKIKKLELKSKINLLKNIDRHKLVDYMNNSKVYFHCSNETFGISVVESIAAGCIPIVPNTTAHKETVPKDDLRYKENDENDAKMKIEAALRGDFDKYLHELQEHIKKFSEENFHQSFLKIVESLN; from the coding sequence ATACATGAATTCAATCCTAAAAATAAAAAAACTCAAGTTATTTCAATAGGAAGATTTTCGGAAGAAAAAAATCTTGAATTTGGAATTAATGTTATATCTAAATTAAATTTTCCATATCATATAATTGGAAATACAAAAACAAAATCAAATATTTTATATTTTGAAAAACTAGAATCTAAAATAAAAAAACTTGAGTTAAAATCAAAAATTAATCTTTTAAAAAACATTGATAGACATAAACTAGTAGATTACATGAATAATTCAAAAGTATATTTTCATTGTTCTAATGAAACCTTTGGAATTTCTGTTGTTGAAAGTATAGCTGCTGGATGTATCCCGATAGTTCCTAATACAACTGCACATAAAGAAACAGTTCCCAAAGATGATTTAAGGTATAAAGAAAATGATGAAAATGATGCTAAAATGAAAATTGAGGCAGCATTGCGAGGTGATTTTGATAAATATCTGCACGAATTGCAAGAGCATATAAAAAAATTCTCTGAAGAAAATTTTCATCAATCATTTTTAAAAATAGTTGAAAGTCTTAACTAG